tcaaTCTATATGAACAGAAAATTAGCATGGACACTATTGTTGGTTATTATAAGAATGTCAATGCGATTTCAACAAGATAATATGCTGTACaagttattttaaattataaacctGTAAATTATTACAGTTTCCCAGCCGAATGCGGCAGCGATAACTACAGTCCAGAAATTAATAGATTACGGAGTGTCCATCGGAAAAATACAGGGAAACTACACATTGTACGGTCATCGGCAAACTACGAGCACAAAATGTCCTGGAGACAGCTTATACAACCTGATTCAAAGTTGGCCACATTGGTCATCAAAGAAATAAACTTGTATTGtgataatattacattatattatattgtattattttatattatatcatattattaatttaactcttgtatcatattatataattgtatcgaGTGTTCCCAAATAAATGTACATCTTtcttaattctatattttacgtTATTGCTTCTTACTTTTCATACGTAAAGTGTCACGATACCATTCACAGAATTATCGTACGTGTCCTCTTCAGTTCTTACGCAAATGTCCACGTGTGAAAAGTCTGGTTTTCCTTGAACGTCATCGTAGCGTGTTCTGTCTCTAGCCTGATaatcaaaattttcattattaaataagtGTACGAATTGATAAAGTAATGTTTACAAGGTTTATCTCTTTCTGTGCATTCTAATATTCCAGAAGCACTACTTGGCGATTTTCTTTCGTAGCACTTGTGACTCATATTgcaatttttgagaaatttaattttagataAAGAACAGTAAACTTTCAGCTTAGAAACTATTTGAAGTGACAGGAATTATTTATGCGTTTCTTATAAAAGCGAGAAAGACTTTTATTCCAAGATACttttataatgttaaaaataatgcaataaGACAATGGTACCTGAAACGGAATTTGGCGaccgaatttttcatttaactctGGTATGCACACTTTTGTCCCGTAAGGAATACCTGAATCTAAATCCATTGATACAGTAACAAATTCCACGCGGCCGTCGAGGAAATCCTGTAATTAGCATGAGTGATGTCTACGTCGCGACATATAAAGAAACCaatttaaatctaaataattataaataaaatcggattgaaaataaaatcataaaaaagtCAGTCcttaatttagaatatttttgcaTCCGAAGTTAATCGAAAACCAATTTTAAACGAACCTGTAAAGTTCTcagttttttcattttaacatcCAAATGATCGAACTCGTCGTCACTGCTGAAATCAGGATAATAGGCAGTCATTGTCACATTATGGTAAGCACGACCGCTACAATTGAAGTCTGACCGATTGAGACTTCTTTCTAAAATTAATCAATGACATCAAGATTCAAACCGAATGAAAACAGAATCAGAAATACGAAGAGTATCGTTTGTTATTTACCACTTGCCAGAGTTGTTAATACGACACATTTAATTATCAGCACGATTAATAACCGTCTGTCCATGTCTACAACCATGAATTTCCACTTTGCACTGTAATAAAGACGACGAAGGAGTAACATCGAAATTCAATCGATTAGTGTTGCAATTTTTAAGGCGTAACGGGCCTGCTGATCTCAGCATACCGGGCACTGGAATTTGTCAATTAATCAATGCTTCGAAGAAAAATGTTGCATATCCTGGAACGATGACAAATTACGTTCTTACAATATTGCACATGAATCATctgtataaatgaatattaatcggTTGGAACACAAATTGGTAACTACTTGTAATCAATCTACTGCCTCCtcttattcaatttattatttttcaaatgttattaCTAGAAGCATTTAATCTTGAGTGCACCTGTTGCAATGAGTATACAATTTTACTTCGCTGAAATGATTAACAATTATGTAATTAGAATTTTGTGTTTTTATCTAATATAAATGGTGTACAATCATAACGTTTCAATCTTTTtgatacatattaaaatattaatttttattaatataccttacaattaattattattataattaatatatcatatttataaatattacttcattaatatatctatcttatataaaatattaatattttaatataccttAACAAGattgaaatattacaataatatatcaGTGACTCTaacaattatgaatattaattatgaatatgaaatattgatgaatattaaGTAGATTATcagtatttcattttgtaattcgACGAGTAACCACCCTTTCAACCTACCATTCATCTCCTTGAATGTAAAGTCGCGTTAACTATGTACTTCATTCCAACCCTAACATTGTACGGACTGGTGCATTATGCttttcttaaataatagaaaccaTGGTTGTTCGGGACACGTGGAAAACTGCACGACCTCAGTCGACAGAAAGACGTCGTAGGTTTTGTATGTTATACgtgaatgtatttttttaagacGATTTTAATCATCAAACGCGGGGCTAACAATAACGGATCAAGGATTATGTGTCTTTCAAGAATAGTGACGTAATATGGAGGATAAATATACGGTTtgttaatttacaatattaattacaagcaCTGTACCTTAAGAACTTAAGGTCCTTCTAATATTCACTAATTAAAAACATTCTTTCTACACTGCCTTCTggtatgaagtttatttaatgcTTTGTACGTTGATAGAAATTGTTTATTCCACTCTAATGTCCATTACAGCCTGTCtccttatttcataattaattctccattaaatatcaatgacaaACTATAGttaaacaattattcaaaatcattaccatttcgttattattgaattcgaaattttacAAAGCCGTTGTGTGACGACATATTGTTTAGTCATATTGTAACTTTTAAAGAAGCATttaagaagagaaaaggaaaatagaaaatatggtactttgttttttgaatattttgcacaAGGTGTCCTTAATATTTCACGTGAAACAAGACTCTCGCCAGTTGTACTacgaaatgtaaatgtaaacgattaaaatatagataattaatcaaataaattacgTATTGAGAAATCAGCGACTGAAATGAATGATACATCGATTTTGTAATGACCAATTAATCTGTCAACCACTAAATCACTTCGATAGCGAGTATTTAACTCGAGTATTCCCCGACGattgtttaaattattggaCAAATCCCAGTAGACGATTCGACGTAAATCGTCGATCTGTCATTGCTCCGACGTCGA
This is a stretch of genomic DNA from Nomia melanderi isolate GNS246 chromosome 1, iyNomMela1, whole genome shotgun sequence. It encodes these proteins:
- the LOC116428636 gene encoding uncharacterized protein LOC116428636; translation: MLLLRRLYYSAKWKFMVVDMDRRLLIVLIIKCVVLTTLASERSLNRSDFNCSGRAYHNVTMTAYYPDFSSDDEFDHLDVKMKKLRTLQDFLDGRVEFVTVSMDLDSGIPYGTKVCIPELNEKFGRQIPFQARDRTRYDDVQGKPDFSHVDICVRTEEDTYDNSVNGIVTLYV